A window from Exiguobacterium marinum DSM 16307 encodes these proteins:
- a CDS encoding winged helix-turn-helix transcriptional regulator, translating to MKEAEYKVFYCNVELALDVMGGKWKPLIIYHVGGAGVIRFGELKRKIPNINERVLSRQLKELVEADLLAKKIYDEVPPRAEYSLKEAGEALIPILKQLGSWGKDYQDEHQYGEIYFEEEYDA from the coding sequence ATGAAAGAAGCAGAATATAAGGTTTTTTATTGTAATGTAGAGTTGGCGCTCGATGTGATGGGGGGGAAATGGAAACCACTTATCATCTATCACGTAGGCGGTGCTGGCGTAATCCGATTTGGGGAATTGAAACGTAAAATTCCGAACATCAATGAACGAGTACTTTCTCGTCAACTCAAAGAACTAGTAGAAGCAGATCTCTTGGCTAAAAAAATATATGACGAAGTTCCACCACGTGCAGAATATTCTCTTAAGGAGGCTGGCGAAGCGCTCATACCCATTTTGAAGCAATTAGGATCGTGGGGAAAAGATTATCAAGATGAGCATCAATATGGAGAAATTTATTTCGAAGAAGAATATGACGCATAA
- the manA gene encoding mannose-6-phosphate isomerase, class I produces the protein MILKVNPVFQERIWGGRKLSTLFNYKIPDGNIGECWGISAHPNGMSYVSSGEYKGMSLAELWKNHRYLFGEYTNEEFPLLIKLLDAREDLSVQVHPNDNQAQRLEGEPYGKTECWYVVDAESDAELILGHGAQTKSEFLERIEHGQWDELLCRFPVKKGDFIYVPSGTIHAIGKGIVILETQQSSDTTYRVYDFDRVDATGNLRELHLEKALAVTNFPNEQVVIVPETIKIPDGTITTLVETNEFNVYHMCVQPGFTLDPLDRFRLVSIVEGEGRVNGEQVGKGDHFIVVAGHQPLKVEGTMEWIVSDCIL, from the coding sequence ATGATTTTAAAAGTTAATCCGGTATTTCAAGAGAGAATATGGGGCGGTAGAAAGTTAAGCACGCTCTTCAATTATAAAATTCCAGATGGAAATATTGGAGAATGTTGGGGAATATCAGCGCATCCGAACGGCATGAGCTACGTTTCTTCTGGAGAATATAAAGGAATGTCTCTCGCGGAGCTATGGAAAAATCACCGTTATTTATTCGGAGAGTACACAAACGAAGAGTTTCCTCTACTCATCAAGCTGTTAGATGCGAGGGAAGACTTATCCGTACAAGTTCATCCAAACGATAATCAGGCGCAACGTTTAGAAGGTGAACCTTACGGAAAAACCGAATGTTGGTATGTGGTCGATGCAGAATCAGATGCAGAATTGATCCTTGGTCATGGTGCGCAAACAAAGTCAGAATTTTTGGAGCGGATTGAGCATGGGCAGTGGGATGAACTCTTATGTCGCTTCCCTGTTAAAAAAGGTGATTTCATCTATGTTCCAAGTGGTACGATTCATGCGATTGGAAAAGGAATCGTTATTCTTGAAACACAGCAGTCATCGGATACGACATATCGGGTATATGATTTTGATCGTGTCGACGCGACGGGGAATCTTAGAGAATTACATTTAGAAAAAGCATTAGCTGTCACGAACTTTCCAAATGAACAGGTAGTAATTGTCCCAGAAACAATAAAAATTCCTGATGGTACAATCACAACATTGGTCGAAACGAATGAATTCAATGTCTATCATATGTGTGTTCAACCCGGTTTCACGCTTGATCCTTTAGACCGCTTTAGACTCGTTTCGATAGTAGAGGGAGAGGGTCGAGTCAATGGGGAGCAAGTTGGTAAAGGTGATCACTTTATCGTGGTAGCAGGACATCAACCTTTAAAAGTTGAAGGAACGATGGAGTGGATTGTAAGTGACTGTATCCTGTAA
- a CDS encoding glycerate kinase family protein, which produces MAVLVALDSFKGSLTSEQANRAVRDGIQMVNPNERIDLLTVADGGEGTVSALRHALQLENRELEVLDSRKKQVVATYGINRQRQTAVIEVSAACGLPQVPIEERNARLATSYGVGQLILDAIKEGSRTIYVGLGGSATTDGGFGMLRALGGIFFDAKQKEVTNVENFHSVVRSDSSELKKRLEDTEIVLVCDVENPYYGETGAAHVYAPQKGATPEDVLLLDERLKHFAKMMERDTGVNVQLCVGSGAAGGIAGALYAYAGAKYTSGAELVLSLNDVPERIANYALVISGEGKIDEQTLNGKLPLMIGKLGAEERIPVVLLGGSVNIPFEKLQHTSVLAAHSIASGPMSLEELMKPKVAYEHLKQTAAHCYATFKARKDGNNDFKS; this is translated from the coding sequence ATGGCTGTATTAGTAGCACTTGATTCATTTAAAGGAAGTCTGACGTCCGAACAAGCGAATCGAGCTGTAAGGGATGGAATCCAAATGGTCAATCCAAATGAACGCATTGATCTCTTGACAGTTGCGGATGGAGGAGAAGGAACGGTTTCTGCATTACGGCACGCATTACAACTAGAAAATCGAGAGCTTGAAGTGCTGGACTCACGAAAAAAACAAGTAGTGGCGACGTATGGAATCAATCGACAACGTCAAACAGCGGTAATCGAAGTCTCGGCGGCGTGTGGATTGCCTCAAGTTCCAATCGAAGAACGGAACGCGCGACTTGCGACATCTTATGGGGTCGGGCAACTCATCCTTGATGCAATCAAAGAAGGAAGTCGAACGATTTATGTCGGGTTAGGCGGGAGCGCAACGACGGACGGCGGATTCGGGATGTTACGTGCACTTGGAGGAATATTCTTCGATGCCAAACAAAAAGAAGTCACTAACGTCGAAAACTTTCATTCTGTGGTTCGCAGTGATTCAAGTGAGCTTAAGAAGAGATTAGAAGACACAGAGATTGTTCTAGTCTGCGATGTAGAAAACCCGTATTACGGAGAGACGGGGGCGGCACATGTATATGCGCCACAGAAAGGCGCGACTCCAGAGGACGTGTTGTTGCTAGATGAAAGGTTGAAACATTTCGCAAAAATGATGGAACGAGATACAGGAGTGAATGTTCAATTATGTGTCGGAAGCGGTGCGGCAGGCGGAATTGCTGGAGCACTATACGCTTATGCCGGTGCTAAATATACATCAGGCGCAGAATTGGTGTTATCGCTGAACGATGTTCCCGAAAGAATTGCCAACTATGCTTTAGTGATCTCGGGTGAAGGGAAAATTGATGAGCAAACCTTAAACGGAAAACTTCCGTTGATGATTGGAAAACTTGGGGCGGAAGAACGGATACCCGTAGTGTTACTTGGGGGAAGTGTCAACATCCCATTTGAAAAGCTACAACATACTTCCGTTCTCGCAGCACATTCCATTGCGTCTGGCCCAATGTCTCTCGAAGAGTTAATGAAACCAAAAGTCGCTTATGAACATCTTAAACAGACAGCAGCACATTGCTATGCTACTTTCAAAGCCAGAAAGGACGGGAACAATGATTTTAAAAGTTAA
- the mngB gene encoding mannosylglycerate hydrolase, whose product MKQVHVVPHMHWDREWYFSTEESRILLVNNLEEIMHRLETDEHYPYYVLDGQTSILEDYLAVKPENRERIKRLVQANKLIIGPWYTQTDEMIVGAESIVRNLLYGIKDSKEFGPHMEIGYLPDSFGQSAQMPMILNGFGIKRSIFWRGTSERHGTNKTEFYWESKDGSNVLVQLMPLGYAIGKYLPTEPEALKKRMDKYLPVLDRGATGENLLLPNGHDQMPIQQNITEVLTELHRLYPEREFFLSRYEKVFEQLEQQLNLPTISGEFLDGKYMRVHRSIYSTRMDIKTMNAIIENKLTNMLEPLMSLAYSLGIEYHHGLIELIWKEIMKNHAHDSIGCCCSDKVHAEIFNRFFIANEKTDQLITFYKRRIVDSIDTKRTEDRLTFFNLRSIAEERVIRTEVITKFESFRLETEDGMEVPYELIQKEIIDPGLIDRQIVHYGNYDPFYKYTIEVRRELAALSYETVFVVSESTPTAVEETTVFGPQLIETKVYNITVKENGTIDLLDKRSGVLHQDLLWLEDSGDDGDEYDYSPLAGDNPITTQSSRPIIQTTSTSNRTVVTISHDMKIPSDLMERKDGRLTNLLKVSLELVIEQNDSTIGLKVVVDNDANDHRLRLCLPTSVQTNISFSDNQFGEIKRPFIDAAIHVWEEEGWNERPDGIFPMLSYVGLQEESGNGMGVITNSSREFEVIEEGGSTLAITLFRSVGVLGKEELVRRPGRPSGIKLSTPDSQMIGTYTFDFAFTSLDGTERLSDLAKRHLTPIVTYNKIPHDAMKLNPTGLRLNASASLLEMTENGLLMSTLKKAENEKALLLRVYNPTEHTIPLMFTKVDFDSFTEVNLNEEPVRDITEVVSNNQFHILPNQVKSILMK is encoded by the coding sequence ATGAAACAGGTTCATGTGGTTCCACATATGCATTGGGATCGTGAATGGTACTTCTCCACAGAAGAGTCAAGAATTCTGTTGGTGAATAACTTAGAAGAAATTATGCATCGTTTGGAAACAGATGAGCACTATCCGTATTACGTGTTAGATGGACAAACGTCTATTTTAGAAGACTATTTAGCCGTCAAGCCTGAGAATCGTGAGCGGATTAAACGCCTCGTTCAGGCGAACAAGTTGATCATCGGACCTTGGTATACACAGACGGATGAGATGATTGTTGGGGCAGAATCAATTGTTCGAAACTTGCTATACGGTATTAAAGACTCTAAAGAATTCGGACCCCATATGGAAATCGGATATCTGCCTGATTCCTTTGGTCAATCTGCTCAAATGCCAATGATTTTGAATGGTTTCGGGATTAAGCGTTCCATCTTTTGGCGTGGGACGTCGGAACGTCATGGGACAAACAAGACTGAATTCTACTGGGAATCGAAAGATGGATCGAACGTATTGGTTCAATTGATGCCACTCGGTTATGCCATCGGTAAGTATTTGCCTACCGAACCAGAGGCTTTAAAGAAACGCATGGATAAATATTTGCCAGTGCTTGATCGCGGAGCCACAGGAGAGAACCTTCTCCTTCCAAATGGTCATGACCAGATGCCAATTCAGCAAAATATTACGGAAGTGCTCACCGAACTGCATCGTTTGTATCCTGAACGTGAATTTTTCTTGAGTCGCTACGAAAAAGTATTCGAACAACTCGAGCAACAGTTGAATCTTCCGACGATTAGCGGCGAATTTCTCGATGGAAAATACATGCGGGTTCACCGAAGTATCTATTCAACTCGAATGGATATCAAAACGATGAATGCCATCATCGAGAACAAGTTGACGAACATGCTCGAACCATTGATGAGTTTAGCGTATTCCCTTGGCATTGAATATCATCACGGTCTGATTGAATTGATTTGGAAAGAAATCATGAAGAATCATGCCCATGACAGCATCGGTTGCTGTTGTTCAGATAAAGTCCATGCTGAAATCTTTAACCGTTTCTTCATCGCAAACGAGAAAACAGATCAATTGATCACATTCTATAAACGTAGAATTGTGGATTCGATTGACACGAAACGAACAGAAGACAGATTAACGTTCTTTAACTTGAGAAGCATTGCCGAAGAACGTGTGATTCGGACGGAAGTCATCACAAAGTTTGAATCATTCCGTTTAGAAACAGAAGATGGAATGGAAGTACCTTATGAATTGATTCAAAAAGAAATCATTGATCCAGGCTTGATTGATCGCCAAATCGTTCACTACGGCAACTATGATCCGTTTTACAAGTATACAATCGAAGTTCGACGTGAATTGGCAGCACTTAGCTATGAAACCGTATTTGTGGTATCAGAGTCGACGCCAACAGCTGTAGAAGAGACGACAGTATTTGGTCCACAACTGATTGAAACAAAAGTCTATAACATTACGGTCAAAGAAAATGGAACCATCGATTTGCTGGATAAACGATCGGGCGTATTGCACCAAGATTTGTTGTGGCTCGAAGATAGTGGAGATGATGGAGATGAATATGACTATTCTCCGCTCGCAGGAGACAATCCGATCACAACACAATCGAGTCGTCCGATCATTCAAACGACGAGCACATCCAACCGAACAGTTGTCACGATTTCACATGATATGAAGATCCCGAGTGATTTGATGGAACGAAAAGATGGGCGTCTGACGAATCTGTTGAAGGTCTCACTTGAATTGGTCATTGAACAAAATGATTCAACAATTGGACTCAAAGTAGTCGTGGACAATGACGCAAATGATCATCGCCTTCGCCTTTGTTTGCCAACTTCTGTCCAAACGAATATTTCGTTTTCCGACAATCAGTTCGGTGAAATCAAACGACCGTTCATCGATGCTGCAATTCATGTATGGGAAGAAGAAGGATGGAATGAACGACCGGACGGAATTTTCCCGATGTTGTCTTATGTGGGATTACAAGAAGAATCAGGAAATGGAATGGGTGTCATTACGAATAGTTCACGTGAGTTTGAAGTAATAGAAGAAGGCGGATCGACACTGGCCATCACCTTATTCCGAAGTGTAGGCGTGTTAGGTAAAGAAGAGCTTGTTCGACGACCTGGACGACCATCCGGAATCAAATTGTCGACACCTGATTCGCAGATGATTGGCACTTACACGTTTGACTTTGCGTTCACATCATTGGATGGAACTGAACGTCTCTCTGACTTGGCGAAACGTCATCTTACACCGATTGTGACCTATAACAAAATACCACATGACGCGATGAAGCTTAATCCAACTGGACTTCGCTTAAACGCCTCTGCATCACTCTTAGAGATGACTGAAAATGGCTTATTAATGAGTACTTTGAAAAAGGCCGAAAATGAAAAAGCGTTACTGTTACGTGTATATAACCCGACTGAGCATACGATTCCTCTCATGTTTACGAAAGTAGACTTTGATTCATTCACTGAAGTCAATTTGAATGAAGAACCGGTTCGAGACATTACTGAGGTCGTGTCAAACAATCAGTTTCATATCTTACCGAATCAAGTGAAGTCCATCTTGATGAAATAA
- the mngA gene encoding PTS 2-O-a-mannosyl-D-glycerate transporter subunit IIABC, which produces MQLRESTDVSLLNVEQSFSSKEDVIHFLIKQLKRNGNITSESTFYQAVMEREALSPTGFEGGLAIPHGKSDAVVKAGFAIATLKQPINDWESVDPNNKVNLVILLAIPTAEAGSTHLSLLSEFVIRLTDTTYKNRLLQSKSPEEMLIRLDETEEKENSISPNENQKLVLGVTACPAGIAHTYMAAEALVKAGQELGVKVKVEKQGANGIEDRHSTKDLESAEAVIFAVDVSVKEEERFSHLPKVKTSVASPLRNAKQLVQKALDKGESEARGEFKEVSATHTEEDSQSWKTEVKNSLLTGISHIIPVIVAGGMTLAVAVFIAQIFDLQALYAEEGSWLWLLRQLGGSLLGQLMIPILAAYMAYSIADKPALGPGFAAGVAANLIGSGFLGGMLGGLLAGYFLKYLKAKIQPKGTFAGFISFWVYPVVGTLVVGSIMLFVIGRPLAALNTGLLEWLSGLEGANALLLGAIIGAMVSFDLGGPINKAAYTFCIGAMASGNFIPYAAFASVKMVSAFSVTLATRLGRTLFTREEREIGKQTWLLGLAGITEGAIPFMINDPLRVIPSLVAGSAVTGAIVAYFGIGLNVPGAGIFSLALLQGQPLFFAATIWLGAALVGAAISTFLLLYTRRHKVQKQLKAEKEAA; this is translated from the coding sequence ATGCAACTGAGAGAGAGCACCGACGTTTCATTGTTGAATGTTGAACAATCCTTCTCTTCAAAAGAAGACGTAATTCATTTTTTAATCAAACAACTTAAGCGAAATGGTAATATCACGTCCGAATCAACATTTTATCAAGCAGTGATGGAGCGTGAAGCACTATCGCCGACAGGATTTGAAGGAGGACTTGCGATTCCTCATGGAAAGTCAGATGCAGTTGTAAAAGCTGGTTTTGCTATCGCCACACTTAAGCAACCAATCAATGACTGGGAAAGTGTCGATCCTAACAACAAGGTCAACCTTGTCATTTTGTTGGCTATTCCAACGGCTGAAGCTGGATCTACTCACTTGTCACTATTATCAGAGTTTGTCATTCGTCTGACTGATACAACGTACAAAAATCGTTTATTACAATCAAAATCTCCTGAGGAGATGCTCATTCGATTAGATGAAACGGAAGAGAAAGAGAATTCAATTTCACCAAATGAAAATCAAAAGTTAGTTCTGGGTGTAACAGCCTGTCCTGCCGGAATCGCTCATACGTATATGGCAGCAGAAGCTTTGGTCAAAGCTGGTCAAGAACTTGGCGTGAAAGTCAAAGTCGAGAAGCAGGGTGCGAACGGGATTGAGGATCGCCACTCGACAAAAGATTTAGAAAGTGCTGAAGCTGTTATCTTTGCTGTGGATGTTTCGGTAAAAGAAGAAGAACGTTTCAGTCATTTGCCGAAAGTAAAAACGTCAGTCGCATCACCGCTTCGTAATGCCAAACAGTTAGTACAAAAAGCACTAGATAAAGGCGAAAGTGAAGCGCGTGGTGAGTTCAAAGAAGTTTCCGCTACACATACTGAAGAAGATAGTCAGTCATGGAAGACAGAAGTGAAAAATTCACTGCTTACTGGGATTTCTCATATTATACCGGTCATCGTCGCCGGGGGAATGACGCTTGCGGTCGCGGTCTTTATCGCCCAAATTTTTGATTTACAGGCACTTTACGCTGAAGAAGGCTCGTGGTTGTGGTTGTTAAGACAATTAGGTGGATCGCTCTTAGGTCAGCTTATGATTCCAATCCTTGCAGCATACATGGCGTATTCAATTGCAGATAAACCGGCGCTAGGTCCAGGTTTTGCTGCTGGTGTTGCCGCGAACTTAATTGGTAGCGGTTTCTTGGGTGGGATGCTCGGTGGTTTGTTAGCGGGTTATTTCCTTAAGTATTTGAAAGCGAAAATACAACCAAAAGGTACATTTGCAGGATTCATTAGTTTCTGGGTGTACCCGGTAGTAGGAACATTAGTCGTCGGTTCCATTATGTTGTTCGTCATTGGTCGACCACTTGCGGCGCTGAACACAGGGTTGCTCGAATGGTTAAGTGGCTTAGAAGGAGCAAACGCACTCTTGCTCGGGGCAATTATCGGAGCCATGGTCTCGTTTGACTTAGGTGGTCCGATCAACAAAGCGGCATATACGTTCTGTATCGGTGCGATGGCGAGCGGAAACTTTATTCCTTATGCGGCATTCGCCTCGGTCAAGATGGTTTCTGCTTTCTCGGTCACATTGGCAACGCGTTTAGGTAGAACTTTGTTCACACGTGAAGAACGTGAAATCGGGAAACAGACTTGGTTACTTGGACTTGCCGGTATCACAGAAGGGGCCATTCCATTCATGATCAATGACCCACTCCGAGTGATCCCGTCACTCGTTGCAGGTTCAGCCGTGACGGGCGCAATCGTCGCATATTTTGGAATTGGATTGAATGTTCCAGGAGCAGGGATTTTCTCATTAGCACTACTTCAAGGTCAGCCGTTGTTCTTCGCGGCAACGATTTGGTTGGGAGCGGCATTAGTAGGGGCTGCAATCTCTACATTCCTTCTCTTATACACACGAAGACACAAAGTTCAAAAACAGTTGAAGGCAGAAAAAGAAGCAGCATAA
- a CDS encoding MurR/RpiR family transcriptional regulator: protein MLHFNDRVLNFEHLLNDTDDQIIEYIQANFEDVPHMSVQSLATQMFTVPNTIIRLSRKLGYDGFSHMKTAIKEELRELEELDAMQNLKKTHALLDSQKIQSFNTMIHQSPRVIVYGIGDSAIYCEYLMNGLRTVNKKCEFYLHRHNMLTELETLTSKDLLILISVSGETSQLIELAKLAKEHCVRTIAITHLCDNTLQKESSYSLYFSSPPIYSRNHNITDPTPIFYLLRHILEDYWKSYK, encoded by the coding sequence ATGCTTCATTTTAATGATCGAGTTCTAAACTTTGAGCACCTGTTGAATGATACAGACGATCAAATCATAGAATATATTCAGGCCAATTTTGAAGATGTACCCCATATGTCAGTACAATCGTTGGCTACGCAAATGTTTACGGTACCAAATACGATTATTCGTTTATCGCGAAAGCTTGGATACGATGGATTCTCACATATGAAAACGGCCATAAAGGAAGAACTACGCGAACTAGAAGAGTTAGATGCAATGCAAAACCTTAAAAAAACACATGCTTTGCTAGATTCTCAAAAAATACAATCGTTCAATACGATGATTCATCAATCACCACGTGTCATCGTTTATGGAATTGGTGACTCAGCTATTTACTGTGAGTATTTAATGAATGGATTAAGAACAGTAAACAAAAAGTGTGAATTCTATCTTCACCGTCACAACATGTTGACAGAACTTGAGACTTTAACAAGTAAAGACTTGTTAATACTTATTTCCGTATCGGGTGAAACAAGTCAGCTGATTGAGCTGGCAAAACTCGCAAAAGAACATTGTGTACGGACGATTGCCATTACACATCTATGCGACAATACGTTACAGAAAGAGTCATCATATTCATTATATTTCTCATCTCCTCCAATCTACAGTCGCAATCATAATATTACGGATCCGACTCCTATTTTTTATCTATTAAGACACATCCTTGAAGATTATTGGAAATCATATAAATGA
- a CDS encoding glucose 1-dehydrogenase codes for MANYPELKGKVAVITGSSKGLGRAIGERYAKEGMNVVLNYRSSEKEMEEVIRGIEAGGGKAVAVKGDVSEEGLAEKMIEKAISEFGKMDLFVNNAGVQVEAKTHEMEFDNWKQIIDVNLNGTFLGVRAALKYFVEHEIEGNIINMSSVHEVIPRPGYTHYAASKGGVKMFTKSVALEYAPNHIRVNAIAPGAIDTPINEETMNNPEEKEGLEALIPSHAIGKPEQIAAVAAWLASDESSYVTGTTIFADGGLSLYPSFGPENKVQ; via the coding sequence ATGGCAAACTATCCAGAGTTGAAAGGAAAAGTCGCAGTCATCACCGGAAGCTCGAAAGGTCTTGGTCGAGCAATCGGGGAACGCTACGCAAAAGAGGGGATGAATGTCGTCCTCAACTATCGAAGCAGTGAAAAGGAAATGGAAGAGGTCATCCGGGGAATCGAAGCGGGTGGCGGGAAAGCGGTCGCCGTGAAAGGAGATGTCTCTGAAGAAGGGCTTGCGGAGAAGATGATTGAGAAAGCCATCTCTGAATTCGGGAAGATGGATCTTTTCGTCAACAATGCCGGTGTACAAGTCGAAGCGAAGACGCATGAAATGGAATTCGATAACTGGAAACAGATTATCGACGTTAACTTGAACGGGACATTCCTTGGCGTTCGTGCCGCTTTGAAATACTTTGTTGAACATGAAATCGAGGGCAATATCATCAATATGTCTTCTGTTCATGAGGTCATTCCACGACCTGGCTATACGCATTATGCAGCAAGTAAGGGCGGCGTGAAAATGTTCACGAAATCAGTCGCTCTCGAATACGCACCGAACCATATTCGCGTCAATGCGATCGCGCCAGGTGCAATCGACACGCCAATCAATGAAGAAACGATGAACAATCCGGAAGAAAAAGAGGGGTTAGAGGCTCTCATCCCATCACATGCGATTGGGAAGCCGGAGCAAATCGCTGCCGTTGCCGCTTGGCTCGCATCAGACGAATCGTCCTATGTGACAGGGACAACAATCTTTGCGGATGGTGGGCTTTCGCTCTATCCATCATTCGGTCCAGAGAACAAAGTACAGTAA